The Sphingobacterium lactis sequence GTTGGATGATGGAGAAATTCATGCTGTAGTTATCAAAAATCCGGTACCGACGTTCGATACGGTCTTTATCCACCACCATAGGGACCATAAAAATGGACCCTTTATCGCCACTGTTGTTGTAGAGATAGGATGTTCTGGATGTCCAGTTCTCGGAAATCTGTTGTTCGATCTCCGCACCGATATTCACATTGGTACGGTTTGTCGCCACATCATTGGATGTTAGGGAGCGGTCATGAGGTAGCGGATAATCCTTCATGGAGCTGTACGGCAATTTATGCACATTGCGCAAGAAGGCCACCAATGGTTTCGTGGTATTGTAGACATCGGCATCAAAACGGACTTTCGTTTTATCGCTTGCCTTGAACAATAGGCTGGACGCAAATCCCAGAGCAGACACCTTGCCTTCATTCTGGAAGCCATCATTGGTCATACCCATGATATTAAAGCGACCCAAAGCAGTGCGATCCTTATTCAGAGGGGTATTCACGTCGGCTGTAATGCGGTTCATGCCGAAGCTCCCAGTCAGGTAGCTGACCTCGCCACGTAAGGACTCAAAGGGCTTTTTCGTAACATTATTGATCACACCCCCGTACGAAGTAACCTGTGCCCCGAACAGGGTGGCCGATGGACCTTTCAGCACTTCGACTTTTTCAAGGTTGAAGATTTCAGATACCGCTCTGGAATTTATGGGCATCCCATTTCTCACCATATTGGAATTTCCGGAACCGGAATTTGAAAATCCACGTAACAGTACGCCATTCCCATTGTCATTGACCCCATTACTTATAACGGCACCAGGAACCTGTCCCATGGCCGTGATGTAATCCGTTGCAGCAGTTTCCATCATCAGGTCTTTACTGATTACGGAATATGCCTGTGGATTTTCCAGGTTCGCCAGTGGCATTCGGGCGATATCATCCGTTTCCTTTCTAGCGAACTTATTCCGCTGAATATCTGAAACGATGACCTCCCGGATATTTGTCGAATTTGATTTCACGACGATCCGCTCCAGTGTCAGCACCCCATTGGCTTCGACTTTCACTTCTTCTTGGAAAACGATATAATTGGCATAACTAACCTGTAAGGTATATTGTCCGGCAGGAACGGAAAGTATAAAACTTCCATCCTCTGTTACAGAGGTGCTGTACTGTGTGCTGCTCAATTTGACAGAAGCATAAGAAAGTGGCTTTCCATCCATGGTATACACCTGGCCATGAATTTGGCCCTGTTGCTGGGCATTAAGCAAACTAGGCATGCCAGCCAATAGCACGAAAAGTATCAATAAGCGTATCCGACTAAATAATTCGGGGATTTCCATATATAATTTATTTAGATTAAATATAAATAATGAGGCAAAAGTATTAGATTTGACTACGCATTGATAACACATCAGGGATAATCGATAACAAATGCAGGATAAATTGAAAACAATTAGCTTGACTGAACTTTATGGAAAGGGAAGTCTTCATGAGCTTTTGGAAGAACAGGCGCATGAAGGTGTACCCAATGGATACCAGCGCATAAAACTGGAGAACGCCTTCCTGCAAGCGACCTTAATGAAATTCATCTGCTCGGATTTAATCGTTAGCTATCAGGAATGGATCCTAAAGGAACCTTTCCAATTGGTAGTGAATCATGACCAAGAGCTTATCAAAGTCCAATTTGAACTGGAAGGTCATTCCCGATTTGAAAGCACAGAACAGGGACTCATTGAAATTCCGAACAGTCATTTTCAGTTCATCCATATTCCCAGAACACAAGGTACCCTGACCTATACAACCTCCCGCAAGGTATTGGATATTTATGTGCAGGAAGCATATCTATTTGATTTATTGCGAACGCAGGGTTATTCGGAAAAGCAAGTGCGGAATTTCTTCTATCTGCAGAACTATACCTTTTGCAAACAACCCCATATTATCCGCATTGATCAAGCCAAATTGATCCAGGAAATGTTGAACCACCCCTACCAAGCTGATTTTGCTAAAGAGTATATTCGGACCAAAGCGACGGAATTGATTCTTTCGGTCTTTCACGGAGCCCATGACAGGCTTCCGAAAAGTAAATGGAGTGAACAGGACATCAAGATCATCCAGGATGTCCTCCATTTTCTCAATACCGAATACCATACCGAATTGCACCTGAAGGAACTTACCCGCAAGTTTGGCATCAACGAATTTAAGCTCAAAGTAGCCTTCAAAGATCTCGTCGGAGAAACTGTCTTTACCTACATCCGCAAGAAAAGGCTTGCCAAGGCGCAGGAATTACTACGGGATTCCGATATGGACATCAAGGAAATTGCTTTTCTGACCGGTTTTAAATATCCGCACCACTTCAGCAAGGTCTATTATAATTACTTCAACGAATTGCCCAGTGCCCATCGAAAAAGCAAGGTTATCCATTGACCAATTGAATTAATCGGGAAAATTAACTCCGCAGCACCCTTGTTCATTAGGCAAGAAAATCCTAATTTAGAAAACAAGTGTTCAAACAACCAATTTTAGAAAACCGAAGTCAGCAAGGAAAGTGAAGTTGAAGAATAGGGCGTTGCGGATGGCCGGATTTAGCCGTACCTTTACGGCATCGTTTTTTATGACAACTTACTTATAAATAAATAGCAATTTACAGCTACCTTTGTACCATATTTCAAATCGAATGAAAGTTAAATTAAACACGATTGAAGAAGCAATCGAGGATATAAAAGCGGGTAAGGTCATCATTGTTGTCGATGATGAGGACCGCGAGAATGAGGGTGATTTTGTTACCGCTGCGCGTAACGCAACACCAGAGATCATTAATTTCATGGCGACCCATGGCCGTGGTTTGGTTTGTGCTCCCCTAACCGAGGAGCGTTGTAAGGAACTCAACCTGGGATTAATGGTGAATGACAACACAGCCGTTTATGAAACGAACTTTACGGTGTCGGTTGATTTACAGGGTTACGGTTGTACGACCGGTATCTCGGCTTCCGACCGTTCCAAAACCATTAAAGCATTAATCGATCCGAACATCAGACCTGAAGAATTGGGACGTCCGGGACATATTTTCCCTTTGATCGCCAAGGATGGCGGTGTATTGCGCCGTACGGGTCACACGGAAGCTTCCGTGGATCTTGCACGTCTTGCAGGTTTTGAACCGGCTGGTGTTTTGGTGGAGATATTGAAGGACGATGGTGAAATGGCGCGCCTTCCAGACCTGATCAAGGTGGCGGAACGTTTCGACCTGAAGATCATCAGTATCGAAGACCTGATCGAATACCGTTTGAAACACGATACCCTGATCCAAGAAGAGGTCAGTGTGGAAATGCCAACGGAATGGGGTGAATTCAAATTGAAAGCCTTTACCCAAAAGAATACCGGCGAACAGCATCTTGCCCTGTACAAAGGCGAGTGGAATGAAGATGAGCCGATCCTAGTTCGTGTACATAGCTCCTGTGTAACGGGTGATATCTTCGGCTCCTGCCGTTGCGACTGCGGTCCACAATTGCACAAATCCATGGAGATGATCCAGAAAGAAGGAAAAGGTATCATTGTCTACATGAACCAAGAAGGCCGCGGTATAGGTCTGGTGAATAAATTACATGCCTATAAATTACAGGAATCCGGCGTGGACACGGTAGATGCGAACCTGCAATTGGGTTTCAAACCCGACTTGCGCGACTATGGCGTTGGTGCACAGATCCTCCGCTATATGGGCGTTACAAAAATGCGCTTGATGTCCAATAACCCGACCAAGCGTGCCGGTTTGATTGGTTATGGTCTTGAAGTGGTTGAAAACGTGCCGATTGAGATTGTACCTAATCCCTACAATACCGAATATTTAAAAACAAAAAGAGATCGTATGGGACACACCCTGAACAATCTTTAAGATAATCAAAATGGAGGCCTCAAAAACCTCCATTTTATTTTTCCATTATACCCAACGGGGCGCCAATGGTAAACAATTCCCAAGGCCACTTGTTGGTTACAAAAAATAGGTTATGAAAAATACGTTATTGCTACAGAAAGCATACCTAAATGGTTCATTTATTGATTCCAAAGATACATTTACAGTTATCAATCCTTCCTCGCAAAAAGCCATCGGTAATTTACCGGACCTGACGGTGAAGGATTGCAAGAAATACATACAGACGGCACATAAAGCTTGGCAAAGTTGGAAAGATGTTCCTGTTGGCGAACGTGCCGCCCTCTTGCGGAAACTCTATAACCTGATCAACGACCACAAGGATGAGCTCGCAGAGATCATGACCTTGGAAAGTGGAAAGCCGATCACGGAATCCCTGACGGAGGTGGATTATTCAAATTCGTTCATCGACTGGTTTGCGGAAGAGGTGAAGCGTGCCTATGGGGAGACCATCCCTACCCTTTCGGGAAACAACAGGATGCAGACCATTAAGCAGGGTGTCGGTGTCGTTGCGGCCATTACCCCATGGAACTTTCCTTTGGCCATGATTACGCGCAAGGTGGGTCCAGCGCTGGCAGCAGGCTGTACCGTTGTCCTGAAGCCAGCTTCGCAAACTCCATTTTCAGCAATTGCCCTGGCAAAACTGGTGGATGAAGCCGGATTTCCCAAGGGTGTATTCAATGTGATCACCTCCAAGGATAGCAAGGGAATTGGCAAAGAACTGGCCACGAACGAGTTGGTACGGAAGATATCCTTTACCGGATCAACGGGAGTGGGCAGTACGCTGATGGAACAGGCAGCATCCACGATCAAACGGATCTCCCTCGAATTGGGCGGAAATGCGCCATTCTTGGTTTTCGACGACGCCGATATCGATGCAGCGGTCTCTGGAGCCATCACCGGCAAATTCCGGAATACGGGACAGACCTGTGTTTCCATCAATAGGTTCTACGTGCAGGAAGGCGTTTATGAGGAATTCAGCAAGAAATTGACCAAAGCTGTCAGCGAGCTGAATGTTGGCGATGGACTCAATAAAAAGGTTCAGGTCGGACCACTGATCAATGAAGATGGATTAAAGAAAGTGGAGCACCATGTAAAGGATGCCGTGGATAAAGGCGCAACAATCGCGACAGGTGGAAAGCGCATCAAAGGTTTATTCTTTGAACCCACGGTCTTGACAAACATGGCTAAGGATAGCCTAATCGCCGAGGAAGAAACATTTGGTCCAATCTGCGCACTCTTCAAATTCAAAACCGAGGAGGAAGGGATCCAAGCAGCGAACAATACGCCATTTGGTTTAGCAGCTTATTTCTTCAGCCAGGATGTCCATCAGTGCTTCCGCGTGGCCGAAAAATTGGAATCCGGGATGGTCGGTGTGAATACGGGATTAGTATCCAATGCTTCCGCACCATTCGGCGGTGTAAAACAATCCGGATTGGGTCGTGAGGGATCCAAATATGGACTTGACGAATATATGGAAATCAAATACATCTGTTTTGGAGGCAATTAACCTCCAAAACATTACCAGATATGATAGCGTAAGCCGAGCATAACAAAGTTAGGCTCGCTTACCTCATTCTTGAACTGGTATTTATATTTGTAACCCGCATATATGGAAAGGTCGACTACCGGAAAGTAATAGCTTAAGCCGATCTGTCCGTTAGCCTTCGTAAAATTCTCTTTAACCTGCGTTGGAGCTTCCGTGTTGCCCTCAAAGGCATAGTCGTAGGTAAAGAATTCCTGCCCCAACCCGACGCCGGCAAACACGTTAAAATTCGATTTCTCCTTATCAAGGAACTGTACCAAGTAATCTGCCCCTACGGCCAACATATCGCCGCGGCCATGGAATTGTGCCTGGACGGATTGCCGATTGGTAAAATCGTATTTACCCTGCACACCGAAACTGGCGTCGTAATTCGCATCCTCCAAACGGAGATCACTGTAAAATCCAAAAGCCCAATCGTGTTCCTGTGCGTTGGAAAGGAAAGGCATGATCAGCACGGCTGCTATCCAAATTAGTTTCTTCATCATCTATTTTTTTTAATCAACCTGTTCACCTTTGCTCTTGCGGTATTTCTTATAGAGCTTGACCAGAATCATCAATAGGATTCCCAAACTCAGAATCCCAACCACGCCGAACACCCAGCCAAAAGCGGATTTTAGGATAACCAGGAAAACAATGGCAAAAAGGATAATCGTGGAGACTTCATTCCATAGGCGAAGCTGTGTGGAAGTCCAAGTGGATTGCTCGTCTCGAAGTTTGAACATGATCCGCTGGGACATGAAATGATAAACAATCAATGCGGCCACAAAGCCGAGCTTCACCTGCATCCAGCCTGTCAAGAGCAGCGCGGGATTCTGGTGCAGCATAACCAAAGCTGAAGCAACGGTGATATACATGGCCGGTGTGGTGATGACCCACCACAACCGATTCTCCATGATCACGAATTGATCGTGCAGAACACGGTAGGCCTCGGCTGGTTTTTGCTTCGCCTCCGTGTGGTACACAAAGAGACGCGGCATGTAGAATAAGCCTGCCATCCAGCAAATCACAAAAATAATATGTATCGCCTTCGCGTATAGGTAAAGCATATCAGGTCTTTAATTACAAAAGTAGCTATTTAATCGCAGAGTACGGCTTTGCCGACGACTCGAAATTCGGATTGGCCCGCAATTTCTCTCTGGGATAAAAAAATATCCCCAACAAAGGTTGGGGATAGGATGACCTTTACAGATCGATAGAATTAATATTTAAAATCTTTGATCACTTCGACCGCATATTTCACATTATCGAATGGAATATCCGGCATGATGCCGTGGCCTAAGTTGAAGATAAATCCGTTTTCTCCACGCATCCGCTCGAATAGATCGATAATTTTCTTTTTGATCACCGGTTTATCCGCATACAGCACGAACGGATCCAGGTTACCTTGAACGGCCATACCCGCTGGCAGCGATTTTTTGATGTTCAATAGATCGGCATTCCAATCTACGGAAACAACATCTGGCTGTGCATCCGCCATAATCGGTGCAAATACCGAACTTCCCTTACAAAAGGAAATAACCGGAACATCCTTGCGGTTCAACTTGGATAAGATGTATTTGTTATATCGGTGCGAAAACTCTTGGTAATCGTTCCAAGATAAGGCCAATGCCCAGCTATCGAATAATTGTAGCGCATTCACGCCAGCCTCGATCTGCATGTTCAGGTAATCTACCGTCACATCGGCAATCTTCTGCAGGATGGTGTGTGCCATTTCTGGCTGATTGTTCAATAAAGTCTTGGTCAGTTTGAAATCTTTGGAGGAACCACCTTCTACCAAGTAGCTCAAGATGGTAAATGGTGCACCAGCGAAACCGATCAAAGGTACCTTTCCGTCCAAGCGGCCTTGGATAACTTTGATGGCATCAGCCACATATTGCAATTTATCCAAACAATCTACATTGAGGTTCTCCACGTCCTGCGCCGTACGGATTGGGTTTGCAAAGCGCGGCCCTACACCCTGCTCGAAGGATAGGTCACCTCCCATTGCCTCTGCTGTTACCAAAATATCCGAAAATAGAATAGCTGCATCAACCCCTAACAGGTCAATGGGAAGCATGGTCACATCTGCGGCAATTTTTGGGGTTTTGCACATTTCCAAGAAAGAATATTTGTTCTTGATTTCCCAATATTCCTTCATGAATCTTCCCGCTTGGCGCATCATCCATACTGGCGGTCTTTCCGTTGGCTGCGAAAGCGCAGCACGAATCAATAGATCGTTCTTTAAATTTTTGTCCACTATTTATGCTTATTTAACTCGTTTTTTATTTTTTCAATTATCGACTGCTGTCTGGCGGTCAGGCGCAGTTTCTCAGCTGCGGCAATATAGCCTTCCACACGTTCATAGTCCTTTTTGCGCAAGTTGATATTTGCCAGATTGATCAGGACCATTCCTTTTTCATTGTCGCGCTTCCAGGGTAAACGGGAAGCCAACTGGAAATGGTATTCGGCCTCATCGATCCGCTCTTCCTTCAGGGCAATGTTCCCCATCATGAACTCATAATAGTTCCGTCTCCCCTTCCGCAGACGATCCGGATTCTTAATTTCTGCCAATAGCTGTTTGGTCTTTTCGTAATCCTGCTTATGGAATGCCTGCGTAGCCAGGTACACCGTACCTTCCTTCAGGTAACTCCACACCAAGTAAGCGATAATACCCAGGATATAGACAATGAAGTTATATTGCTTGGTGTAAATCGCATAGATGATGAATAGAAACGCAATGGCGATTACTATCTTTCGGGCATTGTTCGTCATGCTGTACCTTAGTTCTGGTTGTCCGTGAACTTATAACCGACCCCACGGATGGAGTGGAAATAAATCGGATGTTTCTGATCGGGTTCAAAATACTTCCGGAAGGTCAGGATAAAGTTATCGATGGTCCGGGTGGATGGATATACGTCGTAGTTCCATACGGTCTCTAGGATCTGTTCACGGGACACAGCTTCATTTCTGCGTTCGATCAACAGTTTCAGCAGCATGGTTTCTTTTTTGGTCAGGGACGTAATGGTGCCATCGGCCTGGTGCAACTCGAACGAATTGAAATAAATGGTCTTATCACCGATTGTATAGGAATTCAGTTCTTTCAGATCGTCACCTTTCATACCGCGACGAATCAGGTTACTCACACGCAGGATCAGCTCCTCAAGGTTGAAAGGCTTCACCAAATAATCATCGGCCCCTTTCTTCAGGCCTGTAATGCGGTCCTCCGAGCTGTTCTTCGCTGTCAGGAACATAATGGGCACTTCGGAATTCTGCAAACGGATGGTTTCTGCAACCTGGAATCCATCGATCTCCGGGATCATGACATCCAGGATGATGAGGTTGAAACGCTCTTCCTTAAAGATCTTAAGGGCTTTCTTTCCATCGGTTGCTGTGGTT is a genomic window containing:
- a CDS encoding NAD-dependent succinate-semialdehyde dehydrogenase; amino-acid sequence: MKNTLLLQKAYLNGSFIDSKDTFTVINPSSQKAIGNLPDLTVKDCKKYIQTAHKAWQSWKDVPVGERAALLRKLYNLINDHKDELAEIMTLESGKPITESLTEVDYSNSFIDWFAEEVKRAYGETIPTLSGNNRMQTIKQGVGVVAAITPWNFPLAMITRKVGPALAAGCTVVLKPASQTPFSAIALAKLVDEAGFPKGVFNVITSKDSKGIGKELATNELVRKISFTGSTGVGSTLMEQAASTIKRISLELGGNAPFLVFDDADIDAAVSGAITGKFRNTGQTCVSINRFYVQEGVYEEFSKKLTKAVSELNVGDGLNKKVQVGPLINEDGLKKVEHHVKDAVDKGATIATGGKRIKGLFFEPTVLTNMAKDSLIAEEETFGPICALFKFKTEEEGIQAANNTPFGLAAYFFSQDVHQCFRVAEKLESGMVGVNTGLVSNASAPFGGVKQSGLGREGSKYGLDEYMEIKYICFGGN
- a CDS encoding helix-turn-helix transcriptional regulator → MQDKLKTISLTELYGKGSLHELLEEQAHEGVPNGYQRIKLENAFLQATLMKFICSDLIVSYQEWILKEPFQLVVNHDQELIKVQFELEGHSRFESTEQGLIEIPNSHFQFIHIPRTQGTLTYTTSRKVLDIYVQEAYLFDLLRTQGYSEKQVRNFFYLQNYTFCKQPHIIRIDQAKLIQEMLNHPYQADFAKEYIRTKATELILSVFHGAHDRLPKSKWSEQDIKIIQDVLHFLNTEYHTELHLKELTRKFGINEFKLKVAFKDLVGETVFTYIRKKRLAKAQELLRDSDMDIKEIAFLTGFKYPHHFSKVYYNYFNELPSAHRKSKVIH
- the hemJ gene encoding protoporphyrinogen oxidase HemJ — protein: MLYLYAKAIHIIFVICWMAGLFYMPRLFVYHTEAKQKPAEAYRVLHDQFVIMENRLWWVITTPAMYITVASALVMLHQNPALLLTGWMQVKLGFVAALIVYHFMSQRIMFKLRDEQSTWTSTQLRLWNEVSTIILFAIVFLVILKSAFGWVFGVVGILSLGILLMILVKLYKKYRKSKGEQVD
- a CDS encoding bifunctional 3,4-dihydroxy-2-butanone-4-phosphate synthase/GTP cyclohydrolase II, which codes for MKVKLNTIEEAIEDIKAGKVIIVVDDEDRENEGDFVTAARNATPEIINFMATHGRGLVCAPLTEERCKELNLGLMVNDNTAVYETNFTVSVDLQGYGCTTGISASDRSKTIKALIDPNIRPEELGRPGHIFPLIAKDGGVLRRTGHTEASVDLARLAGFEPAGVLVEILKDDGEMARLPDLIKVAERFDLKIISIEDLIEYRLKHDTLIQEEVSVEMPTEWGEFKLKAFTQKNTGEQHLALYKGEWNEDEPILVRVHSSCVTGDIFGSCRCDCGPQLHKSMEMIQKEGKGIIVYMNQEGRGIGLVNKLHAYKLQESGVDTVDANLQLGFKPDLRDYGVGAQILRYMGVTKMRLMSNNPTKRAGLIGYGLEVVENVPIEIVPNPYNTEYLKTKRDRMGHTLNNL
- the hemE gene encoding uroporphyrinogen decarboxylase, yielding MDKNLKNDLLIRAALSQPTERPPVWMMRQAGRFMKEYWEIKNKYSFLEMCKTPKIAADVTMLPIDLLGVDAAILFSDILVTAEAMGGDLSFEQGVGPRFANPIRTAQDVENLNVDCLDKLQYVADAIKVIQGRLDGKVPLIGFAGAPFTILSYLVEGGSSKDFKLTKTLLNNQPEMAHTILQKIADVTVDYLNMQIEAGVNALQLFDSWALALSWNDYQEFSHRYNKYILSKLNRKDVPVISFCKGSSVFAPIMADAQPDVVSVDWNADLLNIKKSLPAGMAVQGNLDPFVLYADKPVIKKKIIDLFERMRGENGFIFNLGHGIMPDIPFDNVKYAVEVIKDFKY
- a CDS encoding response regulator transcription factor, translating into MQTKQRILLVEDEEHLLEAIKLNLELEGYRVTTATDGKKALKIFKEERFNLIILDVMIPEIDGFQVAETIRLQNSEVPIMFLTAKNSSEDRITGLKKGADDYLVKPFNLEELILRVSNLIRRGMKGDDLKELNSYTIGDKTIYFNSFELHQADGTITSLTKKETMLLKLLIERRNEAVSREQILETVWNYDVYPSTRTIDNFILTFRKYFEPDQKHPIYFHSIRGVGYKFTDNQN
- a CDS encoding TonB-dependent receptor domain-containing protein, with product MEIPELFSRIRLLILFVLLAGMPSLLNAQQQGQIHGQVYTMDGKPLSYASVKLSSTQYSTSVTEDGSFILSVPAGQYTLQVSYANYIVFQEEVKVEANGVLTLERIVVKSNSTNIREVIVSDIQRNKFARKETDDIARMPLANLENPQAYSVISKDLMMETAATDYITAMGQVPGAVISNGVNDNGNGVLLRGFSNSGSGNSNMVRNGMPINSRAVSEIFNLEKVEVLKGPSATLFGAQVTSYGGVINNVTKKPFESLRGEVSYLTGSFGMNRITADVNTPLNKDRTALGRFNIMGMTNDGFQNEGKVSALGFASSLLFKASDKTKVRFDADVYNTTKPLVAFLRNVHKLPYSSMKDYPLPHDRSLTSNDVATNRTNVNIGAEIEQQISENWTSRTSYLYNNSGDKGSIFMVPMVVDKDRIERRYRIFDNYSMNFSIIQQNFNGSYNLGSTKNKVLIGLDATFYTDKNLYMVPYFAILDTVNINDQAWKPLTRSEVESSRGKRSYGDGVDDSKYNVLSAYVSNVTNISDRFFLMLSARVNRFYQGDIKNYNPGQPEVKDEAGKVVQRETKESYTVTEGYNQVNVSPKIGLVFQPIKDKVSIFANYMNSFTNIGASYGLSNPNDPNSELQMKTWKPEQANQLEAGAKLEMLDGLLNATVSYYHIKVKDRLRMVTDDASTQDGKFKSEGFEVDVIANPVRGWNILAGYGFNTNKFEKGEADVEGLREAWTPKHVANFWTSYKILDGKVHGLGFGAGMNHVGESYMNVEGTFKIPSSTVLNATAFYDQPKYRLGLKFNNITDLQYWDVFGKPQRPFEFLANLSFKF